From a region of the Canis lupus dingo isolate Sandy chromosome 5, ASM325472v2, whole genome shotgun sequence genome:
- the LOC125755039 gene encoding basic proline-rich protein-like codes for MGATFRPAARGAGKRPGQGGQPCVGGAVPARTLPLEAKTLRAWLGASRSPPTPGSGSDGAAGARARRGGPAGSPLAWGVGTSVCGPGRPVLGPPAAASPWAQLRGGAPGADCVGRLGCPPGPAARYLARAQAGPWAAPGAPPGLGASGRTAPRPGSLDGLPGPPPPTPPHPRPPAGSRRLSRSVLAPQPGPLLPRAVPAAPPGGALRPPKPAAPHLRGPGPSRGACGCGCGSGSGSGSGCAPGAPQPPPPGRSARPRPAAPGPPYRGGGKFAPGRPPRRPTPPAPPAPPALGCGARRRGPSGCPGRAGRPAPRGAPPRRRARAAAVPALTAGRRPGRAPPAARSPLPAPRSPLPALAAGHTPPSAAGGARWGRRGCCGSGETGERRPGRPARPPERGAAQRLSWACLPGAWGAWREGGAPGPARPLGTTPSAPGPARPRAHGPPSLRLPAGHRGDRDASGSTCKQRGVPGMEAAGRAVGGGSSLVALRSALPPPSPLRPVCARGTRPEGPGRSAVPRASPPPPPGRKPQELRGASWGRRGLLKLQPVPHH; via the exons ATGGGAGCCACATTCCGGCCTGCAGCCCGGGGGGCAGGGAAGCGGCCAGGGCAGGGCGGCCAACCCTGCGTGGGGGGCGCAGTGCCAGCCAGGACGCTACCCCTTGAGGCCAAGACCCTGCGGGCGTGGCTGGGAGCGAGCcgttccccccccaccccggggtctGGGTCTGATGGGGCTGCGGGTgcgcgggcgcggcggggaggACCGGCGGGCAGCCCCCTGGCGTGGGGGGTTGGAACTAGTGTCTGCGGGCCAGGCCGTCCTGTCCTCGGGCCTCCTGCCGCCGCCTCCCCCTGGGCGCagctgcggggcggggcgcccgGCGCCGACTGTGTGGGAAGGCTTGGTTGCCCTCCTGGCCCCGCCGCTCGCTACCTGGCTCGGGCTCAGGCGGGGCCCTGGGCCGCACCGGGCGCCCCTCCCGGCCTCGGGGCCTCTGGACGCACCGCACCGCGCCCTGGAAGCCTCGACGGGctccccggcccacctccccccacccctccccacccccggccccccgcggGGTCCCGCCGGCTCTCCCGCTCGGTCCTCGCGCCGCAGCCCGGCCCGCTCCTGCCCCGCGCGGTGCCCGCGGCCCCACCAGGGGGCGCCCTTCGCCCGCCGAAGCCGGCCGCGCCGCACCTCCGGGGCCCGGGCCCCTCGCGCGGGgcgtgcgggtgcgggtgcgggagcgggagcgggagcgggagcgggtgCGCGCcgggagccccccagcccccgcctccAGGGCGCAGCGCCCGCCCTCGTcccgcggcccccggccccccctaCCGCGGAGGCGGCAAGTTtgcccccggccgcccgccccgccgccccactcccccggctcccccggctCCTCCGGCGCTCGGCTGCGGAGCACGTCGGCGGGGCCCGAGCGGGTgcccggggcgcgcgggccgCCCTGCCCCGAGGGGCGCCCCCCCCCGCCGGCGTGCGCGGGCCGCTGCAGTCCCCGCGCTGACCGCCGGGCGGCGCCCCGGCCGCGCTCCTcccgccgcccgctccccgctccccgctccccgctccccgctccccgcgctCGCGGCCGGACACACACCGCCTTCGGCTGCCGGCGGAGCGCGCTGGGGCCGCCGCGGCTGCTGCGGAAGCGGGGAGACCGGAGAGCGACGGcccggccgcccggcccggcccccggaGCGCGGAGCCGCCCAG cgGCTCTCCTGGGCATgtctcccaggggcctggggtgcctggcGGGAGGGGGGCGCTccgggcccggcccggcccctcgGGACCACGCCGAGCGCCCCAGGACCGGCCCGGCCGCGGGCACACGGGCCACCCTCACTTCGGCTCCCCGCGGGGCACCGGGGTGACAGGGACGCTTCCGGGAGCACCTGCAAGCAGCGTGGTGTCCCCGGGATGGAGGCCGCCGGGCGGGCAGTGGGCGGCGGGAGCAGCCTGGTGGCTCTTCGCTCCGccctccctccgccctcccccctccgcccTGTCTGCGCTCGGGGGACCCGCCCTGAGGGCCCGGGGAGGTCCGCCGTGCCGcgcgcctccccccccccgcccccgggaagGAAGCCCCAGGAACTCCGCGGGGCCTCGTGGGGCCGGCGGGGTTTGCTGAAGCTGCAGCCCGTGCCTCATCATTAA